One Sphingobacteruim zhuxiongii DNA window includes the following coding sequences:
- a CDS encoding HesB/IscA family protein, whose translation MVTITDKAKERISNIMQQENYDSNYFVRVAVESGGCSGLSYKLNFDNEEKKGDQFFEDNGVKICLDIKSYLYLAGTELDYSDGLDGKGFEFHNPNATRTCACGESFSV comes from the coding sequence ATGGTTACCATTACAGATAAAGCAAAAGAACGTATTAGCAATATCATGCAACAAGAGAACTACGATAGCAATTACTTCGTTCGTGTTGCAGTAGAAAGTGGAGGATGCTCTGGTCTCTCGTATAAATTGAATTTCGACAACGAAGAGAAGAAAGGTGATCAGTTTTTCGAGGATAATGGCGTAAAGATCTGCTTAGATATCAAGTCTTACTTGTATTTAGCCGGTACAGAACTTGATTATTCAGACGGTTTAGACGGTAAAGGCTTTGAATTTCACAACCCTAATGCAACAAGAACATGTGCATGTGGGGAGAGTTTCTCAGTTTAA
- a CDS encoding Gfo/Idh/MocA family oxidoreductase, translated as MKENNNSSRRDFIKKSLIGAAAFTIVPRFVLGKGYLAPSDHLTKGVIGVGSMGRGHFAYAGTKTVAICDVDSRHLALAQKALGGGVKEHHDFRDLINNPEVDIVHIATPPHWHGLMAVEAARSGKDIWCEKPMTRTIGEGKKVKEAVAQHGNIFRLNTWFRFDSNFYGMNVPVKKIKKLVDTGMLGWPLKVTISKHTGFDWKFYWVGKENLPVQEVPKELDYEMWLGPAPYKPYSAHRTHLTFRGYWDYDGGGLGDMGQHYLDPVQYFLGKDNESPVSVEVDAPQQHSDAVGTWRKITYTYADGCQIILDGAGTEEGKAYVEGPQGKLYRGFVSDIPDLERKLAQYPDPAPQVTDFVEAVRTRQKFALNEQNGYYSCTLVNLGLAALRLNRNLKFDSAKQEFVNDDAANRLINQPMRGPWTF; from the coding sequence ATGAAAGAAAACAATAATTCTTCAAGACGCGATTTTATTAAGAAATCGTTGATCGGGGCAGCAGCCTTTACCATTGTACCAAGATTCGTACTTGGAAAAGGATATTTGGCCCCAAGTGACCATTTAACCAAGGGTGTTATTGGTGTAGGATCTATGGGCCGTGGCCACTTTGCTTACGCTGGAACTAAGACTGTCGCTATTTGTGATGTGGATTCACGTCATTTGGCATTAGCGCAGAAAGCGCTTGGAGGCGGAGTTAAAGAGCACCATGATTTCAGAGATTTAATCAATAATCCAGAAGTAGATATTGTACATATTGCTACACCTCCGCACTGGCATGGTTTAATGGCTGTTGAGGCTGCACGCTCGGGTAAGGATATCTGGTGTGAAAAGCCAATGACAAGAACTATTGGTGAAGGTAAGAAAGTGAAAGAAGCTGTTGCACAGCATGGCAATATTTTCCGTTTGAATACATGGTTCCGTTTCGATTCGAATTTCTATGGAATGAATGTTCCAGTGAAAAAGATCAAGAAATTGGTGGATACTGGGATGTTAGGATGGCCGTTAAAAGTTACTATCTCGAAACATACAGGATTTGACTGGAAATTCTACTGGGTAGGAAAAGAAAACTTACCAGTTCAAGAAGTGCCAAAAGAATTAGATTATGAAATGTGGTTAGGCCCTGCGCCGTATAAACCATATAGCGCACATCGTACACACTTAACCTTTAGAGGTTATTGGGATTACGATGGTGGTGGTCTTGGTGATATGGGACAACACTATTTAGATCCTGTTCAATATTTCTTAGGAAAAGACAATGAGAGTCCAGTATCGGTTGAGGTGGACGCTCCACAACAACACTCAGATGCTGTAGGTACTTGGCGTAAGATTACTTATACCTATGCTGATGGCTGTCAGATTATATTAGATGGTGCCGGAACAGAAGAAGGTAAAGCTTATGTGGAAGGTCCACAAGGTAAACTATACCGTGGATTTGTATCCGATATTCCAGATTTGGAGCGTAAGTTAGCGCAATATCCGGACCCAGCACCACAAGTTACAGATTTCGTGGAAGCGGTTCGTACGCGTCAAAAATTTGCCTTGAATGAGCAAAACGGTTATTACTCATGTACGCTAGTGAACCTAGGTTTAGCAGCATTACGTTTAAACAGAAACTTGAAATTCGATTCTGCGAAGCAAGAGTTTGTGAATGATGATGCAGCAAACAGATTAATCAATCAACCAATGAGAGGTCCTTGGACATTTTAA
- the glpK gene encoding glycerol kinase GlpK, with amino-acid sequence MKEYIIALDQGTTSSRAILFNKKGEIVNISQKEFQQIYPKSGWVEHDPQEIWSSQLAVLTEVLAKSKTKLDTIKGIGITNQRETTVVWNRRTGEPIYNAIVWQDRRTADYCAQLVKDGHLESVQQKTGLLIDSYFSATKIKWILDHVKGARKLAERGELAFGTIDTWLIWNLTDGKTHVTDVSNASRTMLYNINTLSWDEELLALFDIPASVLPEVKSSSEIYGETSGDLGSRQIPIAGIAGDQQAALFGQMCLKKGMAKNTYGTGCFLLMNVGNKPVYSKNKLVTTIGWKIGKEVVYALEGSVFIGGAVVQWLRDELKIIKKSSDIEALATSVDSTDGVYLVPAFAGLGAPHWDANARGTIFGISRGTSDAHIARAALESIAYQTYDILKAMESDSSTKIKELRVDGGATQNNFLMQFQADILKTSVVRPKVTETTAMGAAFLAGLAVGFWKDVAEIEGLWKEDKLISPSKTAKLANNLKEWNRAVKAVRYWSENPE; translated from the coding sequence ATGAAAGAATATATTATTGCACTAGACCAAGGTACGACGAGCTCTCGCGCAATTCTCTTTAATAAAAAGGGAGAAATCGTCAATATTTCACAGAAAGAATTTCAACAGATATACCCTAAATCGGGTTGGGTGGAGCATGATCCACAGGAGATTTGGTCGAGTCAATTAGCGGTATTAACCGAAGTGTTGGCTAAATCAAAAACGAAGCTCGATACAATCAAAGGTATCGGCATTACCAACCAACGGGAAACAACCGTCGTTTGGAATCGTCGTACAGGCGAGCCAATTTACAATGCTATTGTTTGGCAAGATCGCCGGACGGCTGACTATTGTGCGCAGCTGGTTAAAGATGGGCATCTAGAATCTGTACAGCAAAAAACCGGATTATTGATTGATTCCTATTTTTCAGCGACGAAAATTAAATGGATCTTAGATCATGTGAAGGGTGCCCGAAAGCTTGCAGAACGTGGTGAATTAGCCTTCGGAACCATTGACACCTGGTTAATATGGAACTTAACGGATGGTAAAACGCATGTAACGGATGTTTCTAATGCCTCCCGCACCATGTTATACAACATCAATACTTTAAGTTGGGACGAGGAATTGCTTGCACTTTTTGATATCCCTGCTTCTGTACTCCCTGAAGTCAAAAGCTCCTCAGAAATATATGGTGAGACTTCCGGCGACTTAGGGAGCCGACAGATACCAATTGCAGGTATTGCTGGCGATCAACAAGCGGCTTTGTTTGGACAAATGTGTCTGAAGAAAGGTATGGCAAAAAACACCTACGGCACAGGCTGCTTCTTATTGATGAACGTAGGGAATAAACCCGTTTATTCGAAAAATAAGTTGGTGACAACGATTGGTTGGAAAATCGGCAAAGAGGTTGTTTATGCTTTAGAGGGATCGGTATTTATTGGTGGTGCTGTAGTGCAGTGGCTTCGTGATGAGCTAAAAATCATCAAGAAATCGAGCGATATTGAGGCTTTGGCAACGAGTGTAGATAGCACCGATGGCGTTTATTTAGTTCCTGCATTCGCTGGACTTGGCGCGCCACATTGGGATGCGAATGCCCGCGGAACCATATTTGGTATCTCTAGAGGAACTTCAGATGCACATATCGCACGTGCTGCCTTAGAGAGCATTGCCTATCAAACTTATGACATTTTGAAAGCGATGGAGTCGGATTCTTCGACGAAGATCAAAGAGCTTCGCGTTGATGGAGGCGCGACACAAAACAACTTCTTGATGCAATTTCAAGCGGATATTCTTAAAACTTCTGTTGTGCGCCCAAAAGTTACAGAAACAACAGCCATGGGTGCTGCCTTCTTAGCAGGCTTAGCGGTAGGTTTTTGGAAAGATGTGGCGGAGATTGAAGGCCTTTGGAAAGAGGACAAATTAATTAGTCCTTCAAAAACAGCCAAGCTAGCGAATAACTTGAAGGAGTGGAATCGTGCCGTGAAGGCCGTCCGCTATTGGTCAGAGAATCCAGAATAA
- a CDS encoding mechanosensitive ion channel family protein, with protein MNWFSVERSLEKLVDSVVIALPNIAVGFFILFVGRYVIKFVLKFIDSRFEKRNVDRSIRSFLKSIIKFTLYGLLLLTVASTMGIQTTSFIAALSAFGLAVGMALQGSLSNFAGGVLILLFRPFDVGDYISSGAGASGSVERIDLLYTSLIDDDGIRVFTPNGPLANSVIKNFTKIASRRMQFTLVVSYDTNIKVAREAVLTVLNNESRILDKPKAEVIVGDLKESGIQLIVRAWAKREEFWATKNDIAEAVKIVLDGKNVVFPQNVVKVIGNEDDAENTVA; from the coding sequence ATGAATTGGTTTTCTGTTGAAAGAAGTTTAGAAAAGCTAGTAGACTCGGTAGTAATTGCTCTTCCTAATATTGCGGTTGGGTTTTTTATTCTGTTTGTCGGCCGCTATGTTATCAAGTTTGTACTCAAATTTATTGATAGTAGGTTTGAAAAGCGAAATGTCGATCGATCTATTCGTTCATTTCTGAAAAGTATTATCAAATTTACCCTCTACGGATTATTGTTACTAACGGTAGCCAGTACGATGGGTATTCAAACAACCTCGTTTATCGCAGCTTTATCGGCCTTTGGTTTAGCAGTTGGTATGGCATTGCAAGGAAGTCTTTCCAACTTTGCCGGAGGCGTCTTAATCCTATTATTCCGTCCGTTTGATGTGGGGGATTATATCTCCAGTGGGGCAGGTGCAAGCGGTTCGGTCGAGCGTATTGACCTATTGTATACCTCTTTGATTGACGATGATGGTATTCGTGTTTTCACGCCTAATGGTCCATTAGCGAACTCGGTGATTAAGAACTTTACAAAAATTGCTTCTCGAAGAATGCAATTTACCCTTGTTGTATCTTACGATACCAATATCAAAGTAGCTAGAGAAGCAGTGCTAACGGTTTTGAATAATGAGTCTCGTATTTTAGATAAGCCGAAGGCAGAAGTGATCGTAGGCGATTTAAAAGAATCTGGAATTCAGTTGATTGTTCGTGCTTGGGCGAAACGCGAAGAATTTTGGGCGACTAAAAATGATATTGCGGAAGCTGTGAAGATTGTTTTAGATGGCAAGAATGTGGTATTTCCTCAAAACGTCGTGAAGGTCATCGGTAATGAAGATGATGCAGAAAACACAGTCGCTTAA
- a CDS encoding glycerol-3-phosphate dehydrogenase/oxidase, whose amino-acid sequence MQFDTARINQLEKLKQTTLWDFVIIGGGATGLGTAVDAASRGFKVLLIEKYDFAKGTSSKSTKLVHGGVRYLANGDIKLVIGALKERGLLFKNAPHVSSAQSFVIPLYSTFDKLKYLIGLKLYDWLAGSLRIGKSVLLSKAEVKEKLPHIKEDGLTGGILYYDGQFDDARLAINLAQTAISHGATVLNYMEAIAIDKDQQGKVNGLTIRDTEDGSSYTVHSKTVINATGIFVDDILKLDTATHKNLVRPSQGSHIVIDQKFLAGRDALMIPETSDGRVLFGVPWHNKVLLGTTDIPIQEHQIEPRPLEEEIEFILATAKDYLNPYPTRADILSIYAGLRPLAAPKDNDSGSTKEISRDHKLIVSESKLITITGGKWTTYRKMAQDTVDAAITAGGLAHIACKTTNLPIHGSTHQVQAGHWTFYGVDYLQIQSLMQEHEELKTPLVEGYEYTQAEVVWACRHEMIRKVEDFLARRCRLLLLDARAAVQAAPTVARIMASELQKSAEWEKEEVESFNKLANNYLL is encoded by the coding sequence ATGCAATTCGACACTGCAAGAATAAACCAACTTGAAAAGTTAAAGCAAACAACATTATGGGATTTTGTGATTATCGGTGGCGGCGCCACTGGACTCGGTACGGCTGTAGATGCGGCAAGCCGAGGTTTCAAGGTACTCTTAATTGAAAAGTACGATTTCGCTAAAGGAACCTCCAGTAAAAGTACCAAACTAGTACATGGTGGAGTTCGCTACCTAGCAAACGGCGATATTAAGCTAGTAATTGGGGCATTAAAAGAAAGAGGACTTCTCTTTAAAAATGCGCCACATGTTTCTTCCGCACAATCTTTTGTGATCCCCCTATACTCTACTTTCGATAAATTAAAATACCTTATTGGATTAAAGCTTTATGACTGGTTAGCCGGCAGTCTTCGCATTGGCAAGTCAGTCTTACTTTCGAAAGCGGAGGTTAAAGAAAAGCTACCACATATTAAGGAAGATGGATTAACGGGCGGGATTCTGTATTACGATGGACAATTCGATGATGCCCGTCTTGCAATCAATTTAGCGCAGACAGCTATTTCGCATGGCGCTACTGTGTTGAATTATATGGAAGCCATAGCAATCGACAAAGATCAACAGGGCAAGGTAAATGGATTAACAATTCGTGATACCGAAGATGGTAGCAGCTATACTGTTCATTCAAAGACGGTGATCAATGCTACTGGTATTTTTGTCGACGATATCCTCAAACTAGATACAGCAACACATAAGAACTTAGTGCGTCCTAGCCAAGGTTCACATATTGTTATTGATCAGAAATTTCTCGCTGGACGTGATGCGTTGATGATTCCAGAAACCTCCGATGGACGCGTATTATTTGGCGTTCCATGGCATAATAAGGTGCTCTTAGGAACTACTGATATTCCGATTCAGGAGCATCAAATAGAGCCTAGACCTTTGGAAGAAGAGATAGAGTTTATCTTAGCAACGGCCAAGGACTATTTAAACCCCTATCCTACGCGTGCCGATATTTTGAGTATCTACGCTGGCTTGCGACCTTTAGCGGCTCCAAAGGACAACGATAGTGGCAGTACGAAAGAGATTTCTCGTGATCACAAGCTGATCGTAAGTGAATCCAAATTGATCACCATCACTGGTGGTAAATGGACCACCTACAGGAAGATGGCTCAGGATACTGTCGACGCTGCAATTACTGCAGGCGGGCTTGCGCATATCGCATGTAAAACCACAAACTTACCGATACATGGATCTACACATCAGGTTCAAGCTGGACACTGGACCTTCTATGGAGTAGATTACCTTCAGATTCAATCCTTGATGCAAGAACATGAGGAATTAAAAACCCCTCTCGTAGAAGGCTATGAATATACCCAAGCGGAAGTCGTTTGGGCATGCCGTCATGAAATGATTCGTAAGGTCGAAGATTTTCTGGCACGCCGATGTCGCCTTTTACTTTTGGATGCGAGAGCCGCTGTGCAAGCCGCTCCTACAGTTGCCAGAATTATGGCTTCGGAGCTTCAGAAGTCGGCAGAATGGGAAAAAGAGGAAGTTGAATCATTTAATAAACTAGCAAATAATTACCTATTGTAA
- a CDS encoding MIP/aquaporin family protein, with protein sequence MSPFVAEYLGTAVMILLGGAVVANVVLKGTKGNNGGWIVITTAWALAVFVGVTIAGPYSGAHLNCAVSIANLALGKLDLITTLTYIAAQFLGAMTGAFVVWLMYKDHFDATDDAGAKQAVFCTAPAIRNLPINLVSEIVGTFVLIFTILHFTDAKMSDDSVIGLGTIGAIPVAFLVWVIGLSLGGTTGYAINPARDLGPRIIHAILPIKNKAGFDAGYAWVPVLGPIIGALLAVALYSCVY encoded by the coding sequence ATGAGTCCATTTGTAGCAGAATACTTAGGAACGGCCGTCATGATCCTTCTTGGAGGAGCTGTGGTTGCCAATGTGGTGCTGAAAGGCACCAAAGGAAATAATGGTGGTTGGATTGTCATTACGACGGCTTGGGCACTTGCTGTCTTTGTTGGCGTTACGATTGCCGGTCCCTATAGTGGGGCGCACTTAAACTGTGCGGTCAGTATTGCGAATCTTGCTTTAGGCAAGCTCGATTTAATCACAACTTTAACCTATATCGCCGCCCAATTTCTAGGAGCGATGACTGGCGCTTTTGTTGTCTGGTTGATGTATAAGGATCATTTTGATGCAACCGATGATGCCGGAGCTAAGCAGGCGGTATTTTGTACAGCTCCTGCCATTCGTAACCTCCCTATCAACTTAGTTTCCGAGATTGTGGGCACCTTCGTGTTAATATTTACGATTCTTCATTTTACAGATGCAAAAATGTCAGATGATTCCGTTATCGGATTAGGAACCATAGGTGCTATACCGGTTGCCTTTTTAGTTTGGGTGATTGGTCTATCCTTAGGTGGAACAACAGGTTACGCCATCAATCCAGCGAGAGATTTAGGTCCTCGTATTATCCATGCGATTCTTCCGATAAAGAATAAAGCTGGTTTTGACGCAGGCTATGCCTGGGTTCCGGTTTTAGGCCCAATTATTGGAGCCTTATTAGCCGTAGCATTATATAGCTGCGTATACTAA
- a CDS encoding DUF3810 domain-containing protein — MSERKPLKSIYCWIGSCIALILGLNWFVSNPERVEELYSRAFYPIYQYLPKVLFGYLPFSIGDIIYLLIVLGLVYLVVAALIALFRKQFAYAFRKLLILVGSLLSLYLFFHLAWAVNYYRVPVSKQLNLEVDTVLLEDHIRILEEQIQQANAIRENLNIDERDLKLVNQEVESLLRVDSLFPMLSKTQIHVKYPVSSKLISYFGTSGYLNPFTNESHVNKDMPNTSYPFTVCHELAHQMGIGLEDECNFIAYVKLRNHEDPWFRYAAYYESIQYLLRTLYLVDEVQFQKYKDMLSASVKTDLKADQSYWENYTGWLTDLSGLFYDQYLKHNNQREGMARYGLVSRLILAYEKKAGH; from the coding sequence ATGTCGGAGCGCAAACCACTGAAGTCGATTTATTGTTGGATAGGTAGCTGCATAGCCCTGATCCTAGGCTTGAATTGGTTTGTTTCTAATCCTGAACGCGTCGAAGAGCTTTATAGCCGCGCATTCTACCCGATATATCAATATTTGCCAAAGGTCTTGTTTGGATATCTGCCCTTTAGTATTGGCGATATCATCTATTTGCTCATTGTGCTCGGCTTAGTCTATCTTGTCGTAGCTGCGCTAATCGCGCTATTTAGAAAACAATTCGCATATGCATTCCGTAAACTATTGATCCTTGTAGGAAGTTTACTATCGCTTTATCTATTCTTTCACTTGGCATGGGCAGTGAATTATTACCGTGTTCCGGTCAGTAAGCAGCTGAATCTAGAGGTCGACACCGTATTGTTAGAAGATCATATTCGCATTCTGGAGGAGCAGATTCAGCAGGCAAATGCTATAAGGGAAAATTTGAATATTGATGAGCGAGACCTAAAACTCGTTAATCAAGAAGTCGAATCCCTATTGCGAGTCGATTCCCTGTTTCCAATGCTGAGTAAAACGCAAATTCACGTAAAGTATCCTGTAAGTTCAAAATTGATATCTTACTTTGGTACATCTGGTTATCTAAATCCTTTTACGAATGAATCCCATGTCAATAAAGACATGCCGAATACTTCCTATCCCTTCACAGTTTGTCATGAATTGGCACATCAAATGGGGATTGGTCTAGAAGATGAATGTAATTTCATTGCCTACGTGAAGCTGCGCAATCATGAAGATCCATGGTTTCGGTATGCTGCCTACTACGAAAGCATACAATACCTTTTAAGGACACTTTACCTGGTAGATGAGGTGCAGTTTCAAAAATACAAAGACATGCTCTCTGCAAGCGTAAAAACCGATTTAAAAGCAGATCAAAGTTATTGGGAAAATTACACGGGTTGGTTGACGGATTTGTCAGGTCTATTTTATGATCAGTATCTGAAACATAATAATCAGCGCGAGGGGATGGCACGCTATGGTCTCGTTAGTCGATTGATTTTAGCTTACGAAAAAAAAGCGGGTCATTAA
- a CDS encoding cysteine desulfurase family protein produces MSFQYFDNNATTRMDEQVLQAMLPYLQESYGNASSVQHKLGRTANSAIEQARAELANLLNATPKEIYFSSGATESINTVLKGIVHTYASKGKHIITCKTEHKAVLTVCEALAKQGVEISYLDVDTDGQISLEELENSIRKDSILVCLMSANNETGVLHPIAEIARICQEHDLLYFCDATQHIGKLPIDLERIPIDILSFSAHKFHGPKGIGGLYVRRKSKPTQIPSLIAGGNQEHGFRGGTYAVPQIVGMGAAVRQFDWEKNIESVRDYFEAQLLEAIPESSIHAAQSSRIPNTSNVLIKHVRSTVLMTKLPEMAFSSGSACVSGSRDPSHVLKAMGLTDEDAYCSSRFSFSKYTRKEDIDLVIPQIKRAVEQIRAESPIWQMYKEGLI; encoded by the coding sequence ATGAGCTTTCAATACTTCGATAACAACGCGACGACAAGGATGGATGAGCAGGTACTGCAAGCGATGCTACCCTACCTACAGGAATCCTACGGGAATGCCTCCAGCGTGCAGCACAAGCTTGGTAGAACCGCAAATTCGGCTATTGAGCAAGCACGCGCGGAACTGGCGAACCTGCTGAACGCTACACCGAAAGAAATCTACTTCAGCTCGGGCGCAACAGAAAGTATTAATACAGTTCTAAAGGGGATTGTACATACCTACGCATCGAAAGGAAAACATATCATCACTTGTAAGACCGAGCACAAAGCCGTGCTAACAGTTTGCGAAGCTTTGGCCAAACAAGGGGTAGAAATTAGCTACCTGGATGTTGATACAGATGGGCAAATAAGTCTGGAAGAGTTAGAGAACTCTATTCGAAAGGACAGCATATTGGTTTGCCTAATGTCTGCAAATAATGAAACTGGTGTATTGCATCCCATTGCAGAAATCGCCCGTATTTGCCAGGAGCACGATCTATTATATTTTTGCGATGCCACACAACATATTGGTAAATTACCCATTGATTTAGAAAGAATTCCAATCGATATATTAAGTTTTAGTGCACATAAATTTCATGGTCCTAAAGGTATCGGCGGGCTTTATGTTCGTCGTAAAAGCAAGCCTACTCAGATTCCAAGCTTGATTGCAGGCGGCAATCAAGAGCATGGTTTCCGAGGCGGAACGTATGCAGTTCCTCAGATTGTAGGTATGGGGGCCGCGGTTAGGCAGTTCGACTGGGAAAAGAATATTGAGAGCGTTCGGGATTATTTTGAAGCCCAACTTTTAGAAGCTATTCCCGAAAGCAGTATACACGCTGCACAATCCAGCCGCATTCCAAATACAAGCAATGTCCTCATTAAACATGTTCGCTCGACTGTTTTAATGACCAAACTACCAGAAATGGCCTTTTCGTCCGGATCAGCCTGTGTGTCGGGCTCGCGCGATCCATCGCATGTGCTCAAAGCTATGGGATTAACCGATGAGGACGCCTACTGCAGCAGTCGTTTTAGCTTCAGCAAATACACCCGTAAGGAAGATATCGACTTGGTAATTCCACAAATAAAACGTGCTGTAGAGCAGATTCGAGCAGAATCTCCAATTTGGCAAATGTATAAAGAAGGTCTAATTTGA